From Amycolatopsis cihanbeyliensis, a single genomic window includes:
- the fdhF gene encoding formate dehydrogenase subunit alpha encodes MSLLKEPDLGTPARPGPATVSVEVDGLPVSVPEGTSVMRAAARSGIEIPKLCATDSLEAFGSCRLCLVEVDGRRGTPASCTTPVADGMKVRTQTPRLEKLRQGVMELYISDHPLDCLTCSANGDCELQDMSGVVGLRQVRYGYEGENHLDITKDTSNPYFDFDPSKCIVCSRCVRACGEVQGTFALTIEGRGFESTVSPSAGELFMDSECVSCGACVQACPTATLQEKSVVDLGMPTRSVLTTCAYCGVGCSFKAELRGDELVRMVPYKDGGANEGHSCVKGRFAFGYAGHPDRVLRPMIRERITDEWREVEWETAIGHVAQRMRDIQARHGTGAIGGITSSRCTNEEVYVVQKMVRAAFGNNNVDTCARVCHSPTGYGLKQTFGTSAGTQDFRSVAEADVIVVIGANPTDGHPVFASRMKRRLREGAKLVVVDPRRIDLVRSPHVEAEHHLQLQPGTNVAVINAMAHVVVTEGLVDQSFVDDRCADFEDWREFIARPENSPEAVEPVTGVPAGELRAAARLYAGGGNAAIYYGLGVTEHSQGSTMVMGMANLAMATGNIGRDGVGVNPLRGQNNVQGSCDMGSFPHELSGYRHVSDDAVREVFETLWQRPIVPDPGLRIPNMFDAAVDGTFRGLFVQGEDIAQSDPNTKHVTAALEAMELVVVQDLFRNETAEYAHVFLPGTSFLEKDGTFTNAERRINRVRPVMAARTGLHEWQIVCEIARAMGYTMSYAHPREIMDEIASVTPTFSGVSFEKLDKLGSVQWPCDSSAPEGTPVMHVDAFVRGKGRFVPTPFVPTSERSTRRFPLILTTGRILSQYNVGAQTRRTRNVVWHPEDVLEIHPHDAEVRGIADGDEVSLSSRVGETRLRAVLADRMPVGVVYTTFHHPVTGANVVTTENSDWATNCPEYKVTAVQVGLSRAGAGPEAEWDAESAVSLVDR; translated from the coding sequence ATGAGCCTGCTCAAGGAGCCTGATCTCGGTACCCCGGCCAGGCCCGGCCCGGCGACGGTATCGGTCGAGGTGGACGGCCTGCCCGTGTCGGTGCCGGAAGGCACCTCGGTCATGCGTGCCGCCGCGCGGTCCGGGATCGAGATCCCGAAGCTGTGCGCCACCGACAGCCTGGAGGCCTTCGGTTCCTGCCGGCTGTGCCTGGTGGAGGTCGACGGCCGCCGGGGCACGCCCGCGTCGTGCACCACCCCGGTCGCCGACGGGATGAAGGTTCGTACCCAGACGCCGCGGCTGGAGAAGCTGCGGCAGGGCGTGATGGAGCTGTACATCTCCGACCATCCGCTGGACTGCCTCACCTGCTCGGCCAACGGCGACTGCGAGTTGCAGGACATGTCCGGGGTGGTGGGGCTGCGCCAGGTCCGTTACGGCTACGAGGGGGAGAACCACCTCGACATCACCAAGGACACCAGCAACCCCTACTTCGACTTCGATCCCTCGAAGTGCATCGTCTGCTCCCGCTGCGTGCGGGCCTGCGGCGAGGTTCAGGGCACCTTCGCGCTGACCATCGAGGGTCGCGGGTTCGAGTCCACCGTGTCGCCGAGCGCGGGCGAGCTGTTCATGGATTCCGAGTGCGTGTCCTGCGGCGCCTGCGTGCAGGCCTGCCCCACGGCGACCCTGCAGGAGAAGTCCGTGGTGGACCTGGGGATGCCGACCAGGAGCGTGCTCACCACCTGCGCCTACTGCGGGGTCGGCTGCTCGTTCAAGGCCGAGCTGCGCGGGGACGAGCTGGTCCGGATGGTGCCGTACAAGGACGGCGGGGCGAACGAGGGACACTCCTGCGTCAAGGGGCGGTTCGCGTTCGGCTACGCGGGCCATCCCGACCGGGTGCTCAGGCCGATGATCAGGGAACGCATCACCGACGAGTGGCGCGAGGTGGAGTGGGAGACCGCGATCGGCCATGTCGCGCAGCGGATGCGGGACATCCAGGCCAGGCACGGTACCGGCGCCATCGGCGGAATCACCTCCTCGCGGTGCACCAACGAGGAGGTCTACGTGGTGCAGAAGATGGTGCGTGCCGCCTTCGGCAACAACAACGTGGACACCTGCGCGCGGGTGTGCCACTCGCCGACAGGTTACGGGCTCAAGCAGACCTTCGGCACCTCGGCCGGCACCCAGGACTTCCGTTCGGTGGCCGAGGCCGACGTCATCGTGGTGATCGGCGCGAACCCCACCGACGGGCACCCGGTGTTCGCCTCCCGGATGAAGCGGCGGTTGCGCGAGGGAGCCAAGCTGGTGGTGGTCGACCCGCGCCGGATCGACCTGGTGCGTTCGCCGCATGTCGAGGCCGAACACCATCTGCAACTGCAACCGGGCACGAATGTCGCGGTGATCAACGCGATGGCGCACGTCGTGGTGACCGAGGGACTGGTCGATCAGTCCTTTGTAGATGACCGCTGTGCGGATTTCGAGGACTGGCGGGAGTTCATCGCGCGGCCGGAGAACAGCCCGGAGGCCGTCGAACCGGTGACCGGTGTGCCTGCCGGGGAGCTGCGGGCGGCCGCGCGGTTGTACGCCGGCGGTGGGAACGCCGCCATCTACTACGGTCTCGGCGTCACCGAGCACAGCCAGGGCTCGACCATGGTCATGGGGATGGCGAATCTCGCGATGGCCACCGGAAACATCGGCAGGGACGGGGTCGGGGTGAACCCGTTGCGTGGCCAGAACAACGTGCAGGGATCCTGCGATATGGGTTCCTTCCCGCACGAGCTGTCCGGCTACCGGCACGTCTCCGACGACGCCGTGCGCGAGGTGTTCGAGACGTTGTGGCAACGGCCGATCGTGCCGGACCCCGGGCTGCGCATCCCGAACATGTTCGACGCCGCCGTGGACGGCACCTTCCGTGGGCTGTTCGTGCAGGGTGAGGACATCGCCCAGTCGGACCCGAACACCAAGCATGTCACCGCGGCACTGGAAGCCATGGAACTGGTGGTCGTGCAGGACCTGTTCCGCAACGAGACGGCCGAGTACGCGCACGTGTTCCTCCCCGGCACCTCCTTCCTGGAGAAGGACGGCACGTTCACCAACGCCGAGCGCCGGATCAACCGGGTTCGTCCGGTGATGGCCGCGCGGACCGGGCTGCACGAGTGGCAGATCGTCTGCGAGATCGCGCGTGCCATGGGCTACACCATGAGCTACGCGCACCCGAGGGAGATCATGGACGAGATCGCCTCGGTCACCCCGACCTTCTCCGGGGTGTCCTTCGAGAAACTGGACAAGCTGGGTAGCGTGCAGTGGCCGTGCGACAGCTCGGCCCCGGAGGGCACCCCGGTGATGCACGTGGATGCCTTCGTGCGCGGCAAGGGCAGGTTCGTGCCGACGCCGTTCGTGCCGACCAGCGAGCGCAGCACCCGGCGGTTCCCGTTGATCCTCACCACGGGACGGATCCTCAGCCAGTACAACGTGGGCGCCCAGACCCGGCGCACCCGCAACGTGGTCTGGCACCCGGAGGACGTGCTGGAGATCCATCCGCACGATGCCGAGGTACGCGGGATCGCCGACGGTGACGAGGTGTCGCTCAGCAGCAGGGTCGGTGAGACCAGGCTGCGCGCGGTGCTCGCCGACCGGATGCCGGTCGGGGTGGTGTACACCACCTTCCACCACCCGGTGACCGGAGCCAACGTGGTCACCACCGAGAACTCCGACTGGGCGACGAACTGCCCGGAGTACAAGGTGACGGCGGTGCAGGTGGGGTTGAGCCGGGCCGGTGCGGGACCGGAGGCCGAGTGGGATGCCGAATCCGCGGTGTCGCTGGTGGACCGATGA
- a CDS encoding formate dehydrogenase beta subunit, whose protein sequence is MITVYVPRDSAATSVGANEVAAAIQREAEAAGVPIRLVRNGSRGMLWLEPLVEVTTGRGRVGYGPVTAAAVPGLVAAGLFEGAEHELGHGLVEELPWMRDQQRLCFARVGRTDPLSAEEYVAAGGLTGLRTALERDPAEVVAEVTESGLRGRGGAGFPAGIKWKTVLDTPGEQKFVCCNADEGDSGTFADRMLLEGDPFCLIEGMTIAAHAVGSGEGYLYIRSEYPDAVATMRAAVDIAYARGWLGADVLGSGLRFDLFIRVGAGAYICGEETSMLESLEGKRGMVRSKPPIPAITGLFGKPTVVNNVLTLASVPAILAGGGAAYAELGIDRSRGTQVFQLAGNIAHGGVFETAFGRTLGELVRGYGGGTRSGRPVRAVQVGGPLGAYLPVSRFDLPLAYESFAEAEAMLGHGGIVVFDDTVDMAAMARFAFAFCAEESCGKCTPCRVGAVRGVEVIDRVVEGADPDANLALLDDLCELMTDGSLCAMGGLTPTPVRSALLHFPDDFTGHHKEATHEPAQGA, encoded by the coding sequence ATGATCACCGTGTACGTCCCCAGGGACTCCGCGGCGACCTCGGTCGGCGCGAACGAGGTCGCCGCGGCCATCCAGCGCGAGGCCGAGGCCGCCGGCGTACCGATTCGCCTGGTACGCAACGGATCCCGGGGCATGCTCTGGCTGGAGCCCCTGGTCGAGGTGACCACCGGGCGCGGCCGGGTCGGCTACGGCCCGGTCACCGCCGCCGCGGTGCCCGGACTGGTCGCGGCGGGCCTGTTCGAGGGCGCCGAGCACGAGCTGGGGCACGGCCTGGTCGAGGAGCTGCCGTGGATGCGCGACCAGCAGCGGCTGTGCTTCGCCAGGGTCGGCCGCACCGACCCGCTCTCCGCCGAGGAGTACGTGGCCGCGGGCGGCCTGACCGGGCTGCGCACGGCACTCGAGCGCGACCCGGCGGAGGTCGTCGCCGAGGTCACCGAGTCCGGGCTGCGTGGGAGGGGAGGTGCGGGCTTTCCCGCGGGGATCAAGTGGAAGACCGTGCTGGACACCCCGGGGGAGCAGAAGTTCGTCTGCTGCAACGCCGACGAGGGGGACAGCGGCACCTTCGCCGACCGGATGCTGCTGGAGGGCGACCCGTTCTGCCTGATCGAGGGGATGACGATCGCCGCGCACGCGGTGGGCTCGGGTGAGGGCTACCTCTATATCCGCTCGGAGTATCCGGACGCGGTGGCCACGATGCGGGCGGCCGTCGACATCGCCTACGCGCGGGGCTGGCTCGGCGCCGACGTACTCGGTTCCGGGCTGCGGTTCGACCTGTTCATCCGGGTCGGCGCCGGTGCCTATATCTGCGGCGAGGAGACCTCCATGCTGGAGAGCCTGGAGGGCAAGCGCGGCATGGTGCGTTCCAAACCGCCCATCCCGGCCATCACCGGGCTGTTCGGCAAGCCGACCGTGGTGAACAACGTGCTCACCCTGGCCAGCGTGCCCGCCATCCTCGCCGGCGGGGGAGCGGCCTACGCCGAGCTCGGCATCGACCGTTCCCGTGGCACCCAGGTGTTCCAACTGGCCGGCAACATCGCTCACGGCGGCGTGTTCGAGACGGCCTTCGGCCGGACGCTGGGTGAGCTGGTGCGGGGCTACGGTGGCGGCACCCGGTCGGGCAGGCCGGTGCGCGCGGTGCAGGTGGGCGGGCCGCTCGGCGCCTACCTGCCGGTGTCGCGGTTCGACCTGCCGCTGGCCTACGAGAGCTTCGCCGAGGCCGAGGCCATGCTCGGGCACGGTGGCATCGTGGTGTTCGACGACACCGTGGACATGGCCGCCATGGCCCGGTTCGCCTTCGCGTTCTGTGCGGAGGAGTCGTGTGGCAAGTGCACCCCGTGCCGGGTCGGTGCGGTACGGGGGGTCGAGGTGATCGACCGCGTGGTCGAGGGAGCGGACCCCGACGCGAACCTGGCCCTGCTGGACGACCTCTGCGAGCTGATGACCGACGGCTCGCTGTGCGCGATGGGCGGTCTCACCCCGACCCCGGTGCGCAGCGCGCTACTGCACTTTCCGGACGACTTCACCGGCCACCACAAGGAGGCGACGCATGAGCCTGCTCAAGGAGCCTGA
- a CDS encoding NAD(P)H-dependent oxidoreductase subunit E, whose amino-acid sequence MTVDSAGAPAEERVRAVVEAHRADRGALLPILHDIQAEFGHIDQRTVAVLATELNISRADVHGVVSFYTDFRSEPAGAATVRLCRAEACRAVGAERLVTQVEQVFGVPVGQTTPDGSVTLEQVFCLGNCALGPAAQINGRLYGRLDEGRLMDLLAEGHA is encoded by the coding sequence ATGACAGTGGACAGTGCCGGCGCTCCGGCCGAGGAGCGCGTACGCGCCGTGGTCGAGGCGCATCGCGCGGACCGCGGCGCGCTGCTGCCGATCCTGCACGACATCCAGGCCGAGTTCGGCCACATCGACCAGCGGACCGTCGCCGTACTCGCCACCGAACTGAACATCTCCCGCGCGGATGTGCACGGGGTGGTCAGTTTCTACACCGACTTCCGTTCCGAACCGGCCGGCGCGGCCACCGTGCGGCTGTGCCGGGCCGAGGCGTGCAGGGCGGTCGGTGCCGAGCGGCTGGTCACACAGGTGGAGCAGGTGTTCGGGGTGCCGGTCGGGCAGACCACCCCGGACGGTTCGGTCACCCTCGAGCAGGTGTTCTGCCTCGGCAACTGCGCACTCGGCCCCGCGGCGCAGATCAACGGCAGGCTGTACGGGCGGCTGGACGAGGGCAGGCTGATGGACCTGCTCGCGGAGGGCCACGCATGA
- a CDS encoding pyruvate dehydrogenase: MRRTVAEHLVTTLRDAGVQRIYGLVGDSLNPVVDAVRRIEGIEWVHVHNEEAAAFAAGAEATLTGRLAVCAASCGPGNTHLVQGLYDAQRNGAPVLAIATHIPAHQIGTGFFQETHPERLFVECSHYCELVTGPGHAGRVLHIAMQHAIGRSGVAVLVLPGDIAHEAASGPAGYGALAGEPAVAVPPRSQVAALAEAINRADTVTLFAGAGVRGAHAEVVGLAEHVLAPIGHALGGKEWIQYDNPFDVGMSGLLGYGACYEASQEADLLVLLGTDFPYDDFLPQGHTAQVDHDPTKFGRRCPVDVVVQGDVGTTIRALLPLLERKTDRAFLDRMLHKHTRALEQAVSAYTRNIEHQVPIHPEYVASVLDDLAAEDAVFTVDTGMCNVWAARYLTPNGRRRVIGSWRHGTMANALPHAIGAQASHPGRQVVSLSGDGGLGMLLGELLTVRLHRLPVKIVLFNNASLGMVKLEMLVDGIPDYQTDHEPVDFTAIADAVGIPATRVTEPERVRPALRDGLAADGPALIEMVTDANALSMPPRITADQVRGFALATSKIVLSGGVGRMLDLARSNLRNIPRR; the protein is encoded by the coding sequence GTGCGACGTACGGTCGCGGAACATCTGGTCACCACCCTGCGGGACGCCGGGGTGCAACGGATCTACGGGCTGGTGGGCGACAGCCTCAACCCGGTCGTCGACGCGGTGCGCCGGATCGAGGGCATCGAGTGGGTGCATGTGCACAACGAGGAGGCCGCGGCGTTCGCGGCAGGGGCGGAGGCCACGCTGACCGGCAGGCTCGCGGTCTGCGCGGCGAGTTGCGGCCCCGGGAACACCCACCTCGTGCAGGGGTTGTACGACGCGCAACGCAACGGCGCGCCGGTGCTGGCGATCGCCACGCACATCCCCGCGCACCAGATCGGTACCGGCTTCTTCCAGGAGACTCATCCCGAGCGGCTGTTCGTCGAATGCAGCCACTACTGCGAGCTGGTCACCGGCCCGGGGCATGCCGGCCGGGTGCTGCACATCGCCATGCAGCACGCGATCGGCCGCTCCGGGGTGGCCGTGCTGGTGCTGCCCGGCGATATCGCGCACGAGGCCGCGTCCGGCCCCGCTGGCTACGGGGCGCTGGCCGGGGAGCCCGCCGTGGCGGTCCCGCCGCGGTCCCAGGTTGCCGCGCTCGCCGAGGCCATCAACAGGGCGGACACCGTCACCCTGTTCGCCGGTGCCGGGGTACGGGGTGCGCACGCCGAGGTCGTGGGGCTGGCCGAGCACGTGCTGGCGCCGATCGGGCACGCGCTCGGCGGGAAGGAGTGGATCCAGTACGACAACCCCTTCGACGTGGGCATGAGCGGCCTGCTCGGATACGGCGCTTGCTACGAGGCCAGCCAGGAGGCCGACCTGCTGGTGCTGCTCGGCACCGACTTCCCCTACGACGACTTCCTGCCGCAGGGTCACACGGCGCAGGTGGATCATGACCCGACCAAGTTCGGTCGCCGCTGCCCGGTGGACGTCGTGGTGCAGGGTGACGTCGGCACCACCATCCGGGCGTTGCTGCCGCTGCTGGAACGCAAGACCGATCGTGCCTTCCTCGACCGCATGCTGCACAAGCACACCAGGGCCCTGGAACAGGCGGTTTCCGCGTACACCAGGAACATCGAGCACCAGGTGCCCATCCACCCCGAGTACGTCGCGTCCGTGTTGGACGATCTCGCCGCCGAGGACGCGGTGTTCACCGTGGACACCGGGATGTGCAATGTCTGGGCCGCGCGCTACCTGACGCCGAACGGGCGGCGCCGGGTGATCGGGTCCTGGCGGCACGGCACGATGGCCAACGCGTTGCCACACGCGATCGGTGCGCAGGCAAGCCATCCTGGCCGACAGGTGGTGTCGCTGTCCGGGGACGGCGGCCTCGGCATGTTGCTCGGCGAACTGCTCACCGTCCGGCTGCACCGCCTTCCGGTGAAGATCGTGCTGTTCAACAACGCCTCGCTCGGCATGGTCAAGCTGGAGATGCTGGTCGATGGCATTCCCGACTACCAGACCGACCACGAGCCGGTCGACTTCACCGCGATCGCCGACGCGGTGGGCATCCCGGCGACCAGGGTGACCGAACCGGAGCGGGTGCGGCCCGCCCTGCGGGACGGGTTGGCCGCCGACGGCCCGGCGCTGATCGAGATGGTGACCGACGCGAACGCGCTGTCCATGCCGCCCCGGATCACCGCGGACCAGGTACGCGGCTTCGCACTGGCGACCAGCAAGATCGTGCTCAGCGGCGGGGTGGGCAGGATGCTCGACCTCGCCCGCAGCAACCTGCGCAACATCCCGCGCCGGTAG
- a CDS encoding RNA polymerase subunit sigma-70, translating to MTSERSGSCSSGTGGSCAYTAIGCSAPSRRPRTTQDTFLRAWRRLDTFQGRATFRAWLYRIATNTCLDTLGKRPREPIPEARSLPADPTAAPLPAVALRWVGPFPDRLLEPPAPSDSGPDAVAVSRETVELAFIVAVQHLPPRQRAVLILRDVLGWRAKEVAVLLESSVAATNSALQRARVTVQRHLPRRRVEWSPTRRPSEQERAVVRRYMDALARADDAVIGAMLREDARCSHQPGAGGHMDSAPVWYEGRDTLVAAWSPALRGPDAIEFRFRETRANGHPAIAVYMRPAGSDSAFEAFVLSALRIVHGRIAELTGFTSAVFPAFELPATLAPDSP from the coding sequence GTGACGAGCGAGCGTTCGGGGAGCTGTTCGAGCGGTACCGGCGGGAGCTGCGCGTACACTGCTATCGGATGCTCGGCTCCTTCGAGGAGGCCGAGGACCACACAGGACACCTTCCTGCGTGCCTGGCGCCGGCTGGACACCTTCCAGGGCCGCGCCACGTTCCGCGCCTGGCTCTACCGGATCGCCACCAACACCTGCCTGGACACGCTGGGCAAGCGACCGCGGGAGCCGATCCCCGAGGCCCGCTCCCTTCCCGCCGACCCCACGGCGGCACCGCTGCCCGCGGTGGCCCTGCGGTGGGTGGGTCCGTTCCCCGACCGGCTGCTCGAGCCACCGGCGCCGAGCGACAGCGGGCCGGACGCGGTCGCGGTGTCCAGGGAGACGGTCGAGCTGGCCTTCATCGTCGCCGTGCAGCACCTGCCGCCGCGCCAGCGAGCCGTGCTGATCCTGCGTGACGTGCTCGGCTGGCGGGCCAAGGAGGTCGCCGTCCTGCTGGAGAGCAGCGTCGCGGCGACGAACAGTGCTCTCCAGCGGGCCAGGGTCACCGTGCAGCGGCACCTGCCGCGCAGGCGGGTCGAGTGGTCCCCCACGCGGCGCCCGAGCGAGCAGGAACGCGCCGTCGTGCGGCGCTATATGGACGCGCTCGCGCGAGCCGATGACGCGGTGATCGGGGCGATGCTGCGCGAGGACGCCCGGTGCAGCCACCAGCCTGGCGCCGGTGGCCATATGGACAGCGCGCCGGTCTGGTACGAGGGGCGCGACACGCTGGTCGCCGCGTGGAGCCCGGCGCTGCGTGGTCCCGACGCCATCGAGTTCCGGTTCCGGGAGACGCGCGCCAACGGGCATCCGGCGATCGCGGTCTACATGCGGCCTGCCGGTAGCGACTCCGCCTTCGAGGCCTTCGTGCTGAGCGCGCTGCGGATCGTGCACGGCCGAATCGCGGAACTCACCGGCTTCACCAGCGCGGTGTTCCCGGCCTTCGAGCTACCGGCCACGCTGGCCCCGGACAGCCCGTGA
- a CDS encoding class I SAM-dependent methyltransferase: MPQAMGWNDFVDTETREEYQRLNLLERIFDPFTVRNLDRLGVRPGSRCLEVGAGAGSVARHMAELAGPEYVTATDLSLAFLTPLTELGIQVRQHDVTADDPPGEFDLIHARFVLDHLREREAVLARMASWLRPGGWLCVEAASTLPELSSRPATRRSMETLSRVMSDRVGTHTTWARQLPLPLERVGLLDCDTEGQMLPARGGSPLASWLKSTTKLVESHALETGLITRHELDEAYVLYESPDFLDYSWLTIAAWGRRPTAG; encoded by the coding sequence ATGCCACAAGCAATGGGCTGGAACGACTTCGTCGACACCGAGACGCGGGAGGAGTACCAGCGGTTGAACCTCCTCGAGCGGATATTCGACCCGTTCACCGTCCGCAACCTCGACCGCCTCGGGGTGCGGCCGGGATCACGGTGTCTCGAGGTCGGCGCGGGCGCCGGGTCGGTCGCCAGGCATATGGCCGAGCTCGCCGGACCCGAGTACGTGACCGCGACGGACCTCAGCCTGGCCTTCCTGACTCCGCTCACCGAACTCGGCATCCAGGTACGGCAGCACGATGTCACCGCCGACGACCCCCCGGGCGAGTTCGACCTGATCCACGCCCGGTTCGTCCTCGATCACCTGCGGGAACGCGAGGCCGTGCTGGCCAGGATGGCCTCCTGGCTCAGGCCGGGCGGGTGGTTGTGCGTCGAGGCCGCCAGCACCCTGCCCGAACTGTCCTCCCGCCCGGCCACCCGCCGCTCGATGGAGACCTTGAGCCGGGTGATGTCCGACCGGGTCGGCACGCACACGACCTGGGCCCGGCAACTGCCACTCCCGCTCGAGCGGGTGGGACTGCTCGACTGCGACACCGAAGGCCAGATGCTGCCCGCGCGGGGCGGCTCACCACTGGCGAGCTGGCTGAAGTCCACCACCAAGCTGGTCGAGTCGCATGCGCTCGAGACCGGGCTGATCACCCGGCACGAGCTGGACGAGGCCTACGTGCTCTACGAGTCGCCGGACTTCCTCGACTACTCCTGGCTGACGATCGCCGCCTGGGGCCGACGCCCCACCGCCGGCTGA
- a CDS encoding GGDEF domain-containing protein, with product MRERQGKPRGWVKGWALWQLPKPVLGYVLAVNTVAIAVSAGTALLLPVTRTDVIRFALLAGCAAVAIELTRQVERQREYNRSGTVAYVDSKAVWSFAAVIVLPPVLASAMVLFTYALAWYRVWPHTRPVPPHRWIFSCATVLCGTQAAVAVLALGMRDYPGAPSAQPLAGLADLGIVAAAALLRWVINMGLVMAAIALSNPPASVKDLFHNFGQQLLEVGAMGLGLVAAAVVVAHPAALAGIVLALVAMHRTVLLAQYRQHARTDTKTGLANPRWWHQFAEQALVRARNRGTTVGVLILDIDHFKSINDTYGHPDGDRVLRAIAEELIAETRDHDACGRWGGEEFAIVLPDVGSAPNLYRVAERIRVRIQSVRLDRSGGHGPPIANLTASLGAAIYPAAGINSLDELVLAADTALYAAKNAGRNQVRLSAGAVTSIPEQQPRTDIHADSTDTST from the coding sequence GTGCGCGAGCGGCAAGGAAAGCCACGCGGATGGGTGAAGGGCTGGGCGCTGTGGCAATTGCCCAAGCCCGTCCTCGGTTACGTGCTCGCCGTGAACACCGTGGCGATCGCGGTCTCCGCCGGTACCGCCCTCCTCCTCCCGGTCACCAGGACCGACGTCATCCGGTTCGCCCTCCTCGCCGGGTGCGCCGCGGTCGCGATCGAGCTGACCAGGCAGGTCGAACGCCAGCGGGAGTACAACCGCAGCGGCACCGTGGCCTATGTGGACAGCAAAGCGGTCTGGAGCTTCGCCGCCGTGATCGTGCTGCCGCCGGTGCTGGCCTCGGCGATGGTGCTGTTCACCTACGCCCTCGCCTGGTACCGGGTCTGGCCACACACCCGCCCCGTGCCGCCACACCGGTGGATCTTCTCCTGCGCGACCGTATTGTGCGGTACCCAGGCCGCCGTCGCGGTGCTGGCCCTCGGCATGCGCGACTACCCAGGCGCACCGTCCGCGCAGCCCCTCGCCGGCCTCGCCGACCTCGGCATCGTCGCCGCCGCGGCACTGTTGCGCTGGGTGATCAACATGGGCCTGGTGATGGCCGCCATCGCGCTCTCCAACCCGCCCGCGAGCGTGAAGGACCTGTTCCACAACTTCGGGCAGCAGCTCCTCGAAGTGGGCGCGATGGGGCTCGGCCTGGTCGCGGCGGCCGTGGTGGTGGCGCACCCGGCCGCGCTGGCGGGCATCGTGCTCGCGCTGGTCGCGATGCATCGCACCGTACTGCTCGCCCAGTATCGGCAGCACGCTCGCACCGACACCAAGACCGGCCTCGCCAACCCACGATGGTGGCACCAGTTCGCCGAGCAGGCGCTGGTCCGTGCCAGGAACCGGGGTACCACCGTCGGGGTGCTCATCCTCGACATCGATCACTTCAAGTCCATCAACGACACCTACGGGCACCCGGACGGCGACCGGGTGCTCCGCGCGATCGCCGAGGAACTGATCGCCGAGACCAGGGACCACGATGCCTGCGGCCGTTGGGGCGGCGAGGAGTTCGCCATCGTGCTCCCGGACGTCGGCAGCGCACCGAACCTCTACCGGGTCGCCGAGCGGATCCGGGTCCGTATCCAGTCCGTGCGGCTGGACCGGTCCGGCGGGCACGGCCCACCGATCGCGAACCTCACCGCCTCACTCGGCGCGGCGATCTATCCGGCCGCCGGGATCAACAGCCTGGACGAACTGGTGCTGGCGGCGGACACCGCGCTCTATGCCGCGAAGAACGCGGGCCGCAACCAGGTACGACTCAGTGCCGGAGCGGTGACCTCGATTCCCGAGCAACAACCCCGCACCGATATCCACGCCGACAGCACGGACACCAGCACCTAG